One stretch of Sinomonas terrae DNA includes these proteins:
- a CDS encoding glycoside hydrolase family 3 N-terminal domain-containing protein, with translation MAAVFALVGVAPAAPSATSGPTTAAPPPSSAPPAFSLAANTTDCASNVLSGMSLAQQVGQLFMMGVTSTGPTSAQLSEISSNHLGGVVLTGDSAAGVAGTLQITNELQAQATSTAGVALSVAVDQEGGYVQVLSGPGFSSIPTALAQGTMDPTALRQAADQWGRELLSAGITLNLAPVLDTVPASLGGGNIPIGYYQREYGYTPDVVTSHGTAFASGMADAKVQTTGKHFPGLGRVTANTDTTFGVTDTVTTRHDAYLQPFATAISQGIPAIMVSLAQYNAIDGLRAAFSPTVMQGMLRSDLGFGGEIISDSMAAVAVSDLTPANRALDFLTAGGTIVLDTNPADIPAMVNAVIAQAQQNSSFLAQVQAAAGIVLEQKYRAGLVACPAAYDPIVQHYQQLGGSSSFLGQPSGSEYRIAGGRAQNYAGGTIYWSYTTGAFEVNGGILSHYRALGGPAGFLGFPLTDESGAPGGRYNNFTGGVIYWSPASGAHEVHGGILGHYRALGGPGSFLGYPVTDETGTPDGIGRYNIFTGGSIYWTAGTGAHEVHGAIRAKWASLGYERSTLGYPVSDEYGVPGGRRNDFQHGSIIWNQATGTTQVI, from the coding sequence TTGGCTGCAGTCTTCGCTCTCGTCGGCGTCGCCCCGGCCGCGCCGAGCGCAACGTCGGGTCCGACGACGGCTGCCCCGCCGCCGTCGTCCGCTCCCCCGGCCTTCAGCCTCGCTGCCAACACAACGGACTGCGCCTCGAACGTCCTTTCGGGAATGAGTCTCGCCCAGCAGGTGGGGCAGCTGTTCATGATGGGCGTGACCAGCACCGGGCCGACGAGCGCGCAGCTCAGCGAGATCAGCTCGAACCATCTAGGCGGCGTCGTCCTCACGGGTGACAGCGCGGCCGGAGTAGCCGGCACACTCCAGATCACGAATGAACTGCAGGCCCAGGCCACGAGCACGGCAGGCGTGGCTCTATCGGTGGCCGTCGATCAGGAAGGCGGCTACGTCCAAGTGCTCAGCGGCCCGGGATTCTCCAGCATCCCGACCGCGCTCGCCCAAGGAACCATGGACCCGACAGCCCTGCGGCAGGCGGCGGACCAGTGGGGGCGTGAGCTGCTCAGCGCGGGCATCACGCTCAATCTGGCTCCGGTCCTGGATACCGTGCCAGCCAGTCTCGGCGGTGGCAACATACCCATCGGCTACTACCAGCGCGAGTACGGGTACACGCCGGACGTCGTCACCTCGCACGGCACGGCGTTCGCGAGCGGGATGGCGGACGCCAAGGTGCAGACCACCGGGAAGCACTTCCCTGGCCTTGGGCGAGTAACGGCGAACACTGACACCACGTTCGGCGTGACCGACACGGTCACCACCCGGCATGACGCCTACCTGCAGCCGTTCGCGACCGCGATCAGTCAGGGGATTCCGGCGATCATGGTTTCGCTCGCTCAGTACAACGCCATCGACGGCCTGCGCGCCGCGTTCTCCCCTACCGTGATGCAGGGGATGCTCCGCAGCGATCTGGGGTTCGGCGGCGAGATCATCTCGGACAGCATGGCCGCCGTCGCCGTATCCGATCTCACCCCCGCCAACCGGGCGCTGGACTTCCTGACTGCCGGCGGCACGATCGTGCTCGACACCAATCCCGCTGATATTCCAGCGATGGTGAACGCAGTCATCGCCCAGGCCCAGCAGAACTCGAGCTTCTTGGCTCAGGTGCAGGCCGCGGCTGGAATTGTCCTCGAGCAGAAGTACCGCGCCGGGCTCGTCGCGTGCCCGGCTGCTTACGACCCCATCGTCCAGCACTACCAGCAGCTCGGTGGGAGCAGCTCCTTCCTCGGCCAGCCGAGCGGGTCGGAGTACCGCATCGCCGGGGGCCGGGCCCAGAACTACGCGGGCGGCACGATCTATTGGTCGTACACAACTGGCGCGTTCGAGGTGAACGGTGGAATTCTCAGTCACTACCGGGCGCTCGGCGGGCCAGCGGGCTTCCTCGGATTCCCCCTGACCGATGAGAGCGGCGCGCCGGGCGGGCGCTACAACAACTTCACCGGCGGCGTGATCTACTGGAGCCCGGCGAGCGGAGCACATGAGGTGCACGGCGGAATCCTGGGCCACTATCGGGCTCTCGGCGGCCCCGGGAGCTTCCTCGGATACCCCGTCACGGATGAGACGGGCACGCCGGATGGGATCGGCCGCTACAACATCTTCACCGGTGGCTCGATCTACTGGACAGCCGGCACCGGGGCCCACGAGGTGCACGGCGCGATCAGGGCGAAGTGGGCATCCCTGGGGTACGAGCGGAGCACCCTCGGATACCCCGTGAGCGACGAATACGGAGTGCCCGGCGGCCGTCGTAACGACTTCCAGCACGGTTCGATCATCTGGAATCAGGCGACGGGCACGACTCAGGTGATCTGA
- a CDS encoding GNAT family N-acetyltransferase, translated as MEVIPAEPEHRPLLRQLLELYRYDFSELDQSDVNENGFYGYRWLDAYWTESERHPFLFLVEGHPAGFALVRSGRATEMAEFFVLRKYRGQGIGTKAARSLFSRFPGKWLVSQVPGNDAATGFWRAVIPVPFHEQRLDNGQVRQSFDIPPFL; from the coding sequence TTGGAGGTCATTCCTGCGGAGCCGGAGCATCGGCCGCTACTCCGCCAGCTCTTGGAGCTGTACCGGTACGATTTCTCCGAACTCGACCAGAGTGACGTCAATGAGAATGGGTTCTACGGATACCGCTGGCTCGATGCCTATTGGACGGAATCCGAGCGTCATCCCTTCTTGTTCCTGGTCGAGGGCCATCCCGCAGGGTTCGCGCTCGTACGATCGGGCAGGGCCACGGAGATGGCAGAGTTCTTTGTCCTTCGGAAGTATCGGGGGCAGGGAATTGGTACCAAGGCGGCGCGCTCGCTCTTTTCGCGGTTCCCGGGCAAGTGGCTGGTCTCGCAGGTGCCCGGCAATGACGCCGCGACCGGATTCTGGCGTGCCGTCATCCCAGTGCCGTTCCACGAGCAGCGCTTGGACAACGGCCAGGTCCGGCAATCGTTCGACATCCCGCCGTTCCTCTAG